A DNA window from Thermodesulfobacteriota bacterium contains the following coding sequences:
- a CDS encoding OsmC family protein has product MPMEITFPGGAAVNAEFKGFTVRTDQPEKNGGGNTAPAPFDLFLASIGTCAGFFALRFCQERELDTAGLRVTLDAARNPETHRVETLSLRIHLPQGFPEKYRAAILRTVDQCSVKKHILEPPKFDVQAV; this is encoded by the coding sequence ATGCCCATGGAAATCACCTTTCCCGGCGGCGCGGCGGTTAACGCCGAGTTCAAGGGGTTCACGGTTCGAACCGACCAACCCGAGAAGAACGGGGGAGGGAACACCGCGCCCGCCCCCTTCGACCTCTTCCTCGCCTCGATCGGCACCTGCGCCGGGTTCTTCGCCCTGCGCTTCTGCCAGGAGCGGGAGTTGGACACCGCCGGCCTGCGGGTGACCCTGGACGCTGCCCGGAACCCCGAAACCCACCGGGTGGAGACCCTGAGCCTTCGCATCCACCTTCCCCAGGGCTTTCCCGAGAAGTACCGGGCGGCCATCCTGCGAACCGTGGATCAGTGCTCGGTGAAGAAGCACATCCTCGAGCCCCCGAAGTTCGACGTGCAGGCGGTGTAA
- a CDS encoding PQQ-dependent sugar dehydrogenase, with protein sequence MTSSRPISRRRYASLLPVLLLLAPLGCGSGGSGRAQVSELPEELRLEPSFPGLAFQLPVAALQAPGDAGRWFVVEKGGTVRSFLAGAASPSTFVDISDRVDAVPGEAGLLGLAFHPDWQTNREVFLSYTAPGPGGAVALVSRLSRFRSTDGGATLDPATEEILLAVDQPFANHNGGHAAFGPDGFLYLGLGDGGSGGDPLGHGQDTETLLGAFLRLDVDAGAPYAIPPGNPFAQGGGRPEIFAWGFRNPWRWSFDRATGELWCGDVGQGAWEEVNQVLVGRNYGWNVREGAHCFGAATCDTVGLEDPVAEYSHAEGCSVTGGYVYRGTRIPSLTGTYVYGDFCSGTVWGLAPGNREPRVLVPSGLNISSFAEGSGGELHVLDYASGEIFHLMGP encoded by the coding sequence ATGACCTCATCCCGCCCCATTTCCAGGCGACGGTACGCCTCGCTCCTTCCCGTCCTCCTGCTGCTCGCGCCGCTCGGGTGCGGCAGTGGGGGGAGCGGACGAGCGCAGGTCTCGGAGCTCCCCGAGGAGCTCCGCCTGGAGCCGAGCTTTCCCGGGCTCGCCTTCCAGCTCCCCGTGGCGGCGCTTCAGGCGCCGGGGGACGCGGGCCGCTGGTTCGTGGTGGAAAAGGGGGGAACGGTGAGGAGCTTCCTTGCGGGAGCGGCCTCCCCCTCGACGTTCGTGGACATCTCAGACCGGGTGGACGCCGTTCCCGGCGAAGCGGGCCTGCTGGGCCTGGCCTTCCACCCGGACTGGCAGACCAACCGGGAAGTATTCCTCTCCTACACGGCCCCGGGTCCCGGCGGCGCCGTGGCGCTGGTTTCCCGCCTCTCCCGGTTTCGCAGCACGGACGGCGGCGCCACCCTGGACCCGGCCACGGAGGAGATCCTCCTGGCCGTGGACCAGCCCTTCGCCAACCACAACGGCGGGCACGCGGCCTTCGGGCCGGACGGGTTTCTCTACCTGGGGCTCGGCGACGGCGGGTCCGGGGGCGACCCCCTGGGCCACGGGCAGGATACCGAGACCCTTCTCGGGGCCTTCCTGCGCCTCGACGTGGACGCGGGAGCGCCCTACGCCATTCCTCCGGGGAACCCCTTCGCCCAGGGCGGGGGACGGCCGGAGATCTTCGCCTGGGGGTTTCGCAACCCCTGGCGCTGGAGCTTCGACCGGGCCACCGGCGAACTCTGGTGCGGCGACGTGGGGCAGGGCGCGTGGGAAGAAGTAAACCAGGTGCTCGTGGGTAGAAACTACGGCTGGAACGTCCGGGAGGGAGCCCACTGCTTTGGCGCCGCCACCTGCGACACGGTAGGGCTCGAGGACCCGGTGGCCGAGTACTCCCACGCCGAGGGCTGCTCGGTTACCGGCGGGTACGTCTACCGGGGAACCCGAATCCCCTCGCTGACGGGAACCTACGTATACGGCGACTTTTGCAGCGGCACCGTCTGGGGCCTCGCGCCCGGGAACCGCGAGCCCCGGGTGCTGGTGCCGAGCGGTCTCAACATCTCGTCCTTCGCCGAGGGAAGCGGCGGCGAGCTCCACGTCCTCGACTACGCGTCCGGGGAGATCTTCCACCTCATGGGGCCCTAA
- a CDS encoding VOC family protein codes for MKPRITVITLAVDDLERAVRFYRDGLGLRTPGIVGREFEHGAVAFFDLAGGVKLALWPRSSLAHDVGLPPGSPTSTEFALGHNVTSRGEVDAVLEEAQRAGAAVIVPARETFWGGYAGYFQDPDGHLWEVVWNPALLPEA; via the coding sequence ATGAAGCCGCGCATTACGGTCATCACCCTCGCCGTGGACGACCTGGAGCGGGCGGTCCGGTTCTACCGGGACGGCTTGGGGCTCCGGACGCCGGGCATCGTGGGGCGGGAGTTCGAGCACGGGGCGGTGGCGTTCTTCGACCTCGCCGGGGGCGTGAAGCTCGCCCTCTGGCCCCGCAGCAGCCTGGCCCACGACGTGGGGCTTCCCCCGGGGAGCCCCACGTCCACCGAGTTTGCCCTCGGGCACAACGTCACCAGCCGGGGCGAGGTCGACGCGGTGCTGGAGGAGGCGCAAAGGGCGGGGGCTGCGGTCATCGTGCCGGCCCGGGAGACCTTCTGGGGCGGGTATGCCGGCTACTTCCAGGACCCGGACGGACACCTCTGGGAGGTGGTGTGGAACCCGGCGCTCTTGCCGGAGGCGTGA
- a CDS encoding HAMP domain-containing protein yields the protein MYAVKIAQACRRYLLLGILIPVLGVSALAYFVSKTALTRQTHHHLQSVSAVQQARVSHLIQQNQERVRLVSSRTQLRRSVRTYLHGGAPDEAVRIRQILADAAGSLPVLEGAQVLTLDGASLLGSSAGAELTGEELSRELARLGQAGEVTGRFQLESSGLREFLAGPLVLEGETLAVLLIAKSAGDYLELVGDTAGLGETGEILLLQRDAQGNALLLLPTRHDPEAGLRRVVGAETDAVCVQAGDGGGRPRLLAGSDYRGRRVLAASAEIPETGWTVLVKMDESEALAPVVRLRNLMAGAALLASLAGWLVALRLSGGFAGPIEALTRAAERISGGGASERAAPSGIEEIDTLAGAFGSMAERLVEKNRELE from the coding sequence GTGTACGCCGTGAAGATCGCCCAGGCGTGCCGCCGGTACCTCCTCCTGGGCATCTTGATCCCCGTGCTGGGGGTCAGCGCTCTGGCCTACTTTGTCTCGAAAACGGCCCTCACCCGCCAGACCCACCACCACCTCCAGTCGGTGAGCGCGGTCCAACAGGCGCGCGTATCGCACCTGATCCAGCAGAACCAGGAGCGCGTGCGCCTGGTCTCCAGCCGCACCCAGCTGCGGAGGAGCGTGCGCACGTACCTGCACGGGGGCGCGCCGGACGAGGCCGTGCGGATCCGACAGATCCTCGCCGATGCCGCCGGCTCTCTCCCCGTGCTGGAGGGGGCCCAGGTGCTGACCCTGGACGGAGCGTCGTTGCTCGGCTCTTCCGCCGGTGCCGAGCTGACGGGGGAGGAGCTGAGCCGCGAACTGGCGCGCCTGGGGCAGGCGGGGGAGGTCACGGGGCGCTTCCAGCTGGAATCTTCGGGCCTTCGGGAGTTTTTGGCGGGACCCCTGGTCCTGGAGGGGGAGACCCTCGCGGTCCTGCTCATCGCCAAGTCGGCCGGCGACTACCTGGAGCTGGTCGGCGACACCGCGGGGCTCGGCGAGACGGGGGAGATCCTGCTCCTCCAGCGGGATGCCCAGGGCAACGCGCTGCTGCTCCTGCCCACGCGCCACGATCCCGAGGCGGGGCTGCGCCGCGTGGTAGGGGCGGAGACCGACGCAGTGTGCGTGCAGGCGGGCGACGGCGGGGGGCGGCCGCGCCTGCTCGCGGGCTCCGACTACCGGGGGAGGCGGGTTCTGGCGGCCAGCGCCGAGATTCCCGAGACTGGGTGGACGGTTCTCGTGAAGATGGACGAGAGCGAGGCCCTGGCGCCGGTGGTGCGGCTGCGCAACCTCATGGCGGGCGCGGCGCTCCTGGCGTCGCTTGCGGGCTGGCTCGTGGCGCTTCGCCTCTCCGGGGGCTTCGCAGGGCCGATCGAGGCGCTGACCCGGGCGGCGGAGCGCATCTCGGGAGGCGGCGCCTCCGAGAGGGCCGCTCCCAGCGGCATCGAGGAGATCGATACCCTGGCGGGGGCCTTCGGGAGCATGGCCGAGCGCCTGGTCGAGAAGAATCGGGAGCTGGAG